DNA from Ananas comosus cultivar F153 linkage group 12, ASM154086v1, whole genome shotgun sequence:
AAAAATAGTACCGGTAATAAACTCTTCATAAgcagaatttttgttttttcaaattGATGAGACGTGGAActaaaagaaaagacaaaatgAACGAGAGATCTTAAGTACGTACACAGGAGGCAGCGGACCCTCGTAAGCAAATGTGGATATGCCCTGCCTCTGCTTATGCTTGGGATTGGCGGTGCATAGCACATAAACCCTCCCACGGCGTTTAACTGTCCTACAGAATTCGCAGAGCTTCTTCACTGACGACCTCACCTTCATTGCTGTTAAAAGATATAAAGAGCAGCAACGAAACTTAAAAACTCAAATAGAAGACGTGAAATCATAAAACTAACTAAAAGAGCCAATCTTGAGTTAGTACAAACCTGCAACTCAAGGAGGttagaaaatcatttttcattaaaaaaaaaaaaaaaaaaccttcccTTCCTTACTATTCCATAGAGTGTATGATGAAGACATCGCAATTCAAGCCAAATTTTATGTCTTACAAACAAGTTTAGGAAGTGTAGCAACTGAGAACACCAATATCAATAGTTTACTACCGAGATATCTTTTCGCTTATTACGGAGAACATTGAAGAGTGTAACATGCAAAACACTATGCTAATGTTGCGGTCTCAAAAAATCTGAATCTCTTACACTTACAAAAGTGGGATTAGCAATGAATAATAAGCAAAGTCACCAATCTTTTCCTATGAATTAGACtagtaagaaaataaaaaaaaaaatggttgtaGCTAGAAAAAATATCCATTTGACAAAACTACAAAGATCAAGCGTTAGAGTTAAATAGaataacaacaataaaaaggtgatcaatggaagaagaagaagaaggatcaAACCCTAACTCATTTGATCCATACCCTTGCTTatcccagagagagagagagagagagagagagagagagagagagcaccttATCCTACGGTGGCGACGGAGATCGGAGTGGGAGAGGAGAGATGAGAAGAGAGGAGGGAGCGAGGGTTTCGCGAAGAGGGCGAAAGCTATTTTTCTCGTTTGCGATTTTTCGGGGGTTTTCGCGAggttaaaatgtatggagaccccctcaacagTGGGTATCTGTCAaacaggaaaaattctagaatgcaacgggtatattagtgacgtggcgtaacaaaccaatcaaattaatcattttaagaatatatgtcccatcatgattgtaaaaaaatatttttattgtacttttgtttgaaatgaaggaatgtgattggcttgttattgatgacgtggtgcaagtgtgacagtgtagaattcctcgtcaAACAGCGTCCCTTAAGAGTTTGGAAGCTTGAGGATCAAAGTGCAACTTTTCTGAATGTTTGGGGCTAGGTGCAATTTACACATTTTCGCCTACAAAACCCCACCGTTTCGTCCCCAAATCGTCGTATACTTTCTCACTTCGTACTTTGAGGAGCTTCGTGGacgatcgagagagagagagagagagagagagagagagatggatgcTTCATCCCTCGACAAAGCTAGGCTCCAATCGCTTTTAGAGGTaaactcttttgtttttttttttttgtgacaaAGCTAGATTAAGGACCAGGTACACTCAGTTTGATCGCAGAGAACTACCATTTTCGAAAATAATTGACCAATTTTAATTTCAtgggtagttttttttttttttttttttaccttttttttacctttttttgtcCCCTAATCTTGTTAATCTTTACTTGGGTTGTACAATTATAATAATCAGATTTTTTGCACTCTCTTTTTAGATTAAgctgcagatttttttttaaaaaataacattttatttttttaaaaaaaaatagatagattTGATTTGCTCTGCTTTTGCTTCTCTCTGTTACTTCGTAAGCTTGTCAGGATTAATATGAGATTGTTACTTGTGAAGAAGATGAACTAATAACACAAATTTCAACACTCTTGTTAGCATATATAGTTGTTACTTGTTGTATTGCTAATATTGTTAAAAAGGCTACTTGAGTCAGTATAAAGAAGAATCTGATCACTTCCACATACTTGTGATTAGACCATTTGCACAAAATATcaacctttttttatttcttttgcaaCTTTGGTTCATTTTATTGTTTTCGTAGTGCCAATCGGAATGTTCATGGATTAAACACTAGGGCATAGATGTGTCACAGGATGGGCCAGGTAACATAGTCTTATAAGAGAAAATTTTAGCTCAAAATTGT
Protein-coding regions in this window:
- the LOC109718424 gene encoding uncharacterized protein LOC109718424 — protein: MKVRSSVKKLCEFCRTVKRRGRVYVLCTANPKHKQRQGISTFAYEGPLPPVSSEVSKKETSTSINWPIGLASILKKEEK